Below is a genomic region from Microbacterium sp. KUDC0406.
AGGAGGACGTGCGGCGCGTGATCGGCGTCCGCGGCATGTGGCGCGCGTACATGGACCGGCTGCGGCCGCCGCTCACGATCGGGCACGAGAAGAGCCTCGGCAGGCTGGTCGCGACGCGGATGGGCGAGAAGGTGCGCGATCGGCTGGTCGCGCCGGTCACCGACGGGGTGTACTCCGCGCATCCCGATGACGTCGATGTCGAGGCCGTCGCGCCGGGGCTGAGCGCCGCGCTCACCCGCGTCGGGTCGCTCTCCGGTGCCGTGGCCGTGCTGCGCGGCGAGCGGGAGCAGAAGGGCGCCGCACCGGGATCCGCCGTCGAGGGCCTGGCCGGCGGGATGGGCAGGCTCGTCGACGCGCTGCGCGCCGACCTCGAGGAACTCGGCGTCGACATCCGCACCGGTGCACGCGCCGAGCAGCTCGTCCGTGACGGTGCGTCCTGGGAGGTGCTGGTGCAGTCCGTCCCGGAGGACGACGAGGGTGAGCCCGCATCCGAGCAACTGCGAGCGGATGCCGTGATCGTCGCGACCTCCGAGCCCGCGGCGCGGGCCCTCCTCGCCGGCCACGTCGACCTGGGCGAGCCGGCCGTCGCCCCCGAGATCGAGATCGTCACGCTGGTGCTGGAGGCGCCGGAGCTGGATGCCGCCCCGCGCGGCACGGGCGTGCTCACCGTGCCCGGCAGCCGCACCGCGAAGGCGCTCACCCACTCGACCGTCAAGTGGGGCTGGCTGCGGGATGCCGCTGCCGGACGCCACGTCGTGCGGGTCTCCTTCGGCAGCCAGGGCGAGACACCCGCCACGGCTGCGCTCGACGATGCGGGAGCCGCACGCCTGGCGCTCGCCGAGGCGTCCGCGATGCTCGGCGTGACGCTGCGTCCCGAGCAGCTCACCGGCGCGCACCGGGCGCGCCACGTGCAGACGCAGCCGGCATCCGTCATCGGCTCCGCCGAGCGGCGCGCCGCGGCGCGCGCCGCCGTGCGCGCCGTCCCCGGCCTGGCGGCCGTCGGCGCGTGGCTGGCGGGCACCGGCCTCGCGCAGGTCGTGCCCGACGCCGTCTCCGAGGCCGACCGACTGCGCCGGGCACTGCTGTTCGGCTGATCCATCGCTCCGCCGGTCGGGGTCCGGGTCCGCCTGTGGAACACCCGCATCCGTCAGGACGGGAGGGGCAGAATACGCCCGATGACAGGTCCCCGGCAACGGTAGATGCCGAAAACGGAATACGGCGTTACGCTGGGAGTCCTGGTCGGCCGCCGCCGCCAGTCGCAGCAACAGTCAGGAGGCCCCCGATGAAGGGGAAGATCGGACTCGTCGTCGGACTCGGCGTGGGTTACGTGCTCGGCAGCCGTGCCGGACGTGAGCGCTATGAGCAGATCAAGACGCAGTGGCTGAAGGTCTGGAACCTCGATCCGGTGCAGCAGCAGGTCACCCGGGTGCAGGACTTCGCCAAGGAGAAGGCTGCCGCGGTGCCGCAGGCGCTGTGGGACGGTGCGGTGCGCGTGGTGCGCTCGGCGTCGGCCCCGGGCACGCCCGGCCAGAAGCTCGACTCCGCGATCGACACCGCGAAGGATGCCGCCGACGACGTGTCGGACGCCGCCGGAGGATGCGGTGAAGGCTGCCAAGCAGGCCGCGCCGAAGAAGCCTGCCGCCAAGAGCAAGGACGACTGACATGGTCCGCGGCTACCGGGACCGCGCCGACGACAGCCTGCTGACGCTGCTCGGCGACATGCCCGACCTGGTCTCGAACCTGGTCAAGGCCGAGATCGACGCGGGCAAGG
It encodes:
- a CDS encoding protoporphyrinogen/coproporphyrinogen oxidase; translated protein: MHDRAHPELAARAAEQHVVVIGGGIGGLVAARECAKVGMPVTLLEAGELGGAIRRAEVDGIVVDAGAESYATRGGHVRALVTELGLADGIVTPQGGGAWVDGIPDVGAAPIPKGGLLGIPENPFQEDVRRVIGVRGMWRAYMDRLRPPLTIGHEKSLGRLVATRMGEKVRDRLVAPVTDGVYSAHPDDVDVEAVAPGLSAALTRVGSLSGAVAVLRGEREQKGAAPGSAVEGLAGGMGRLVDALRADLEELGVDIRTGARAEQLVRDGASWEVLVQSVPEDDEGEPASEQLRADAVIVATSEPAARALLAGHVDLGEPAVAPEIEIVTLVLEAPELDAAPRGTGVLTVPGSRTAKALTHSTVKWGWLRDAAAGRHVVRVSFGSQGETPATAALDDAGAARLALAEASAMLGVTLRPEQLTGAHRARHVQTQPASVIGSAERRAAARAAVRAVPGLAAVGAWLAGTGLAQVVPDAVSEADRLRRALLFG